From Brevibacterium ihuae, the proteins below share one genomic window:
- a CDS encoding ParA family protein, with the protein MADSQQRLDIPGAEGRLGPTGRPMKDYPEPAPLTEHGPARIIAMVNQKGGVGKTTSSINLGAALAAYGRRVLLVDFDPQGALSVGLGVNPYDLDLSIYNVLMSSRVDPHDVIVPSNVEGIDILPANIDLSAAEVQLVGEVAREQVLARALAKVSGEYDVILIDCQPSLGLLTVNALTAAHGVIIPLETQFFALRGVALLVETIEKVQDRLNPALRIDGILATMFDGRTLHAQEVIARVIEAFGDTVFDTVINRTVKFPDASVAAEPITSFAPSHSGAEAYRRLARELIARGGAP; encoded by the coding sequence GTGGCCGATTCGCAGCAGAGACTCGACATTCCCGGAGCCGAGGGACGGCTCGGTCCCACCGGGCGTCCGATGAAGGACTACCCGGAGCCCGCACCCCTCACCGAGCACGGGCCGGCGCGCATCATCGCGATGGTCAACCAGAAGGGCGGCGTCGGCAAGACCACGTCCTCGATCAACCTCGGTGCCGCGCTCGCGGCGTACGGCCGCCGGGTGCTCCTCGTCGACTTCGACCCGCAGGGCGCGCTCTCGGTGGGCCTGGGCGTCAACCCCTACGACCTCGATCTCAGCATCTACAACGTGCTCATGAGCTCCCGGGTCGATCCGCACGACGTCATTGTCCCCTCGAACGTCGAGGGCATCGACATTCTCCCGGCGAACATCGACCTGTCCGCCGCCGAGGTGCAGCTCGTGGGCGAGGTCGCCCGCGAACAGGTCCTCGCCCGGGCGCTCGCGAAGGTCTCCGGCGAGTACGACGTCATCCTCATCGACTGCCAGCCCTCGCTCGGCCTCCTCACCGTCAACGCCCTCACCGCCGCGCACGGCGTCATCATCCCGCTCGAGACCCAGTTCTTCGCGCTGCGCGGCGTCGCGCTGCTCGTTGAGACGATCGAGAAGGTGCAGGACCGGCTCAACCCCGCACTCCGGATCGACGGGATCCTCGCGACGATGTTCGACGGCCGCACCCTGCACGCGCAGGAGGTCATCGCCCGCGTCATCGAGGCCTTCGGGGACACGGTGTTCGACACCGTGATCAACCGCACGGTGAAGTTCCCCGATGCCTCCGTCGCCGCCGAGCC